The Vespa velutina chromosome 17, iVesVel2.1, whole genome shotgun sequence genome segment GTCATTCATCCCACCTATATTCatcccctttttttccctttcacgGCCCTTTATATTCCCTTTAAATTGCCATAAAGTTAGGCTTCGCCGTAGAAAATGATTTCGTTTCGACTCGTAAATTTTCATCTTCGATGTTTAAGCCGATGATAATATAGCAAAATTGTGTGAtacgtatgtaggtatatcACATAATATTTCGAGCGATGCACACGCACATATTTGCACTCACAtgctgattttctttttcttttttttttttttctttttctttttctttattcatctaTTTCGTTCGGTTCTATTTCGTTTAATCTTATCAATTTCTTCTCACGCAGATGTCGATAGACATCTTCTCCtttgtcgtttctttttttttttttttttttttttttttttttttttttgttatatattgaaACGCAAGTGCACAGCACTGTATCACCGCATCGTCGAACGTTGGTGTTTGCACAGCACTGATATCTTCCTTTTcccgagagagaaaaagagaaaacaaagtaatatacgaaatatacatatacgtatatatatatatatgcgtgtatatatatatatatacagagaaagagattgtaCGATCGATTAAACTGCCTTTCTCCCGTGTCACGAGTGCACTGTTTTCCACATTTTCTCATCGACTGAAAcatacctttttctttctcccctttccTCTCTCATTTCGGCTTGTTCCCCATCTCATTCTTTTCCAACTCCCGAACgcataagaaattttatttcgtgagagtgagagacatTGTTCTAAAGGGTACcgtaaatattaatcgatcgacGTTTAAATTTCTCGTCGACATCGATAGAATtcactatctctctgtctctctctctctctctctctttctctctctttctctctcattatttcctcttttttctatcgtttgttttgtttctcttgCGCTAAAGTAGGAAATTGCTGTAAGCCCGATCAAAGAGAATTTCTAGCTCTTGCCTCGACCCGATAAGCTTCGCCGGAAACGTGAGGTTTTTTCAAAAAGTATTtcatttagaaagaaaatgaaaaagtcgaaagaaagaaaataaaaagaaaaaatgaaggaggaaggaaaaaaaaaaaaatatagggcaaaattcttcaaagaaatctttttgaaGAAGCTCCACGTTTCAATTGTCAGATCGATCTAatcgattaacgataattctctttatctatttaatcgTAATCAGTGCCACCGCGTTGGGTAATGGAGCCTCAAGATGTTCGTGCGTCAGAAGGAATGTCAAGATTGGTCCTCCATTGTCACGCCGAAGGATTTCCACCGCCTGCTATTACTTGGCGTAGAGCAACAGGGAAAAAACCTGGCAATTATTACGACATCGCAAGTCACGAACACACTCAAGATCTTCGAATACACTCAAATGGTTCACTCGTCTTTGGTCGAGTACAAGAGGATCACGAGGGATTTTATTTGTGCGAAGCACTCAATGGTATCGGTGCTGGATTGAGCAAGGTGGTCTACTTAACTGTCAATGGTGAGATAAGTGATACTTCGATAAATAATGCTATCGATCACTCTTTCTAAtcagttctttcttttccgatATTAATCctctgataataatgatatcgataattcgaaagaaaaaaaaaaaagaaaaaaaaaaaaaacgaacaaaacaaacaaagaaacgaacaaacaatagaaaaataatattttgcggagttaattaatttttatttcgttattaggaaaataattaaattaaaagaagaaacaagaaagtcaaggttaatatatatgtatttataattaatgaaaaaagaaaaaaaaaattaatctaactttgcaatttacaaatatggaaataaaaattttaacgtttATTCAATTGTTAAAATCTTACTCTAATTTGTATTCGTATTGGTTTATgtcaaatgaatataatatatttctatacgtgataaataaattattttatataaaagaataagtaatattaatatttgttcaaTGTACGTAAATAGTTCCTGCGCACTTCGTTGAAAAACATCGTAATCAAACTGCGAGGCTTGGTTCAAATGCGTCGCTTCGTTGCGAGGCCAAGGGCGATCATCCCTTAAAGATAAGCTGGCGAAAGGGTGGCCTTCAAATAGAACCAACTCTTTCCGACTATCGCTATACCCTCAAGGAAGAGAACACCACTGATGGTCTTATCAGTGTGCTTGGTTTCGCAAGCACCAGCAGAGAAGACAGCGGTAGATATTTTTGCATTGCTACCAATGCTTATGGCCGAGATGAAACTACCATTCATCTTTATATACAAGGTGAgcttatattattctatatcgTGTATCCCTAAAATCATAATAGAGTATAgtcataaagaaaagaatactatttttttttttttactattaattgAATACATTTCTTCGAcaattattaatcgtattaaaaatcGTAGTGATtctagtgaaaaaaaaaaaagaaagtaaataaataaaatttatttagattgtaaatctttattttctcgtaccatcgtttattattattattattattattattattattattattattattagttatatCAAATTCGAAGAGAACACCCTATATACGTTATTTGAAAGTCAATCCTCCCGTATGTGTCACTTttctcaataataattatcttccaAACGAATATTTGTGAATTCATGAATCGATTAACGTTGCCTTCAgtgacatttttaattattatacaaagtgcaagcatgtatgtgtgtgtgtgtgtgtgtgtccgtATATGCGAATATATGATCGATCGTAACGTTTATGGCCGGTCCACAGAGAGATCGTTAATTTGCAGCGAACGTGCAAATAATAGATATGCATCGTTTTCATATCGAGAACAAAGGAGATACtaacttgttaaaaaaaaaaatctaattaatttagcataagatatttcttttcataaggACATTTTAcgagtatatgtatgtaaatacatacatacattcgttTCTCAAgctttaataataacgacgaaataaagaatatcttttttattttttatttatataaaacgaagcaaccattgataaaaaagaaaagaaaaaataaaaagagaaaagaaaacgtaaaaatagAACTATCCTCAGAAAACTTTATTAAATGCAAGTTGAAGCTTCTAGCAATATCCGTAGTTAAATTAACTTGTCATCTCGAAGAACGATCTATCGACAAATCTATCGTTTTCTATGGATaatgagaaaagtaaaataacatgagaatttaataagataatactTTTACatgattttgatataatataatacaaaaaaaaaagaaaaagaaaactagatttcaaaacaaaagataaaataaatcaaataatcatttcgattattatctcgaaactattattatctatGAATACAACCAACATCTTTATGATGATATTGCAATTGTTATTAgcttattgttaatttataaaagctctccatttaattaaattgtacgtacatatatatatatatacgcgttcTACACGTTGATTAAAGAAGAatagatcatttattttattaaagaatcctaatccttttatattaaatattgaaaatgcaAATGTATGATATGTTatgtctcttttattatttattataatttattttcgcgTTAAACGCATACAGAACCACCGGATTTCCCTCGGAATCTCCATGTGATCGAGAAAGGAAGCCGTTACATCAAAATTGGATGGACAACCAGCCAAGATGGCAACAGCCCGATTACACAATACATTATCGAGTACAAGACGGACTCCGGCGAGTATAAAGCTCTTTTCATTCGAGTATATACCATCTCGATCGAGATTTCGCGTTcctcgaacgatcgatttttctcttctttttttagaagTCTGGCACGATCACACCTTTCATACAACCGTATCAGGATCCAGAGCTTATGGTCATGTGAGCGGTCTTCGACCAGCCGTCACTTATCAATTTCGCGTTTACGCAGAGAATGAACTCGGTAGAAGTCAAGCTAGCGACGTAGGTATCACCGCATGTTAACATCGGTggtgttaatatttaaacaaaaaaaagaaaaaacagatagatttataaataaatcaattttttttttctatcggtACATACTGTTATCCTAGTAGCATACCAAATTACTAACTACAGCGCAAGACtgtaatatactttttcttgtttttttttaaacgctGATAAACATACCACtgtttttacatatataaatatatatatatatatatatatatatatatatatatatatttccgtatagtatttatatatagtaaatagaCATAAGTGGATgtccttttaattatgattgGACGACAGGGGACGACACGTCCTATCGTGTCGTTAATCCTACCGTGTCTTACCGAAGGCCCCCCTGGTGCTTTTCAGATTTTAGACGCGACGACAGATGGGGAAAAGCCAGGAGGTCCTCCGAGAAACCTCAAGGTGGAACCCGTCAGCTCGACCGAGTTTAACGTCACCTGGGATCCACCTGATCATGATTTATGGAATGGGGAAATTCTCGGTTATCACGTTGGATACAAGGAACACCGGTAATCACGAAGCGAACCAACTCactcttattattttcaagtatTATACGAGCGAGCTAGGTCATccatcatttattattattcttattattattattattattattattattattattattattattattattattattattattattattaacagcttttaatatctctatgaagaataattaaatagaaatttcaaaatattgcatatgttataaacattaaatttatttttgttcatatCTATTAATCTTAATCTATTCatcttaatatcattatatatttaaaataattattatgataaatatatgagGCTTCTTCTTCGAATTAGTTTGGCAGCCGAACAGTACACTTACAGAACGGTCGAAAGAAGAATTTCAACAGCTAGTGTGGCATTAGGCTTGGCAAGGACCTCTTTGCCAGGTCGTCAATATCAATTGATGAATTTAAAGAAGTTCACTCGATATAGTGTAGTAGTACAAGCCTACAATACTCTCGGCCAAGGACCAGTAACACCAGAAATCGTTGCTACCACTCTCGAGGATGGTAAGccatagaatattatttataatttgaatatatttattatttcaacgtGGAATACTATTGTAATCGacgatatgattattatatttttgttattattatcatcatcattattattataattattgttgtattgttgttgttgttgttgttgttgttgttgttattgttgttgttgttattgttgttattattgttaatatggtTCTCGTCTAGCGTAAAATTCTTCATTGTttggagaaaataaattttctcgtcTAGACTCTCTTATTTTCATCACGATTTCGAGAGGCCTCAAAGATTcatgagaaaagaataatgctCACGCTTTGCAGCCTATCGCGAGTTTCGTAATGCATACAAACCACTGACTGTCGACGCTCggctaaataataaattcaaaccGGTGGGTGAAACGGTCGGCTGCCCGCGTcggagaaagataaaacgtaaaagagagagagagagagagagagagagagaaagagcgagagaaagagaaagatcgagTGATCCACTTGCaaataacttttctttaatCCGTACCAAGATTGAATGCGATACGCCGCTTAAATTTCTCGAGTACTTTCCGTTCTTTCATCGTCCAAGCCGGATAAACATTCCACCTCTTGGCAAAAGCCAATCCCGTGCTTTGCGTGCATTAAGCATTTTGAAGGTTATCtctagagagaaaaaaagagagagagagagagagagagagaattgaacTGGAAAGAGAACGTagagtgaaaaaaattaaaaggaatatcagtaacaacgataaaggtttaataataaactttgaGAGTTTTACGCGTATTCGTTATAAAGAAAGCGTGTAAGAATTAATGTCGGATTTGTTTTTATGATCGTTTAAAAAGAGGAAtaggatttattattttttttacagtacCAAGTAATCCACCTCAGGACGTAAGATGTACGGCATTGTCCTCGCAATCGTTGCAACTCTCATGGGATCCACCGCCGGATTCCAGTTTGAATGGCATTCTGAAGGGTTACAAAGTGATGTGGGAGAACATGGACTCTCTAACGGAATCTAGCAAGTCCGAAATGAAGATCACCACTGCTTTAACTGTGGTGATACATAGCCTcgaaaaatatacgaattatTCGGTACAAGCGTTGGCCTTTACAAGAGCTGGCGATGGAGTTGCCTCGGCACCACTTTACTGTGTCACCGAAGAAGACTTTCCCGAAGTCCCAGCCGGTGTCAAGGCCGTTGCTAGTTCAGCCACATCCATCATCGTCTCTTGGTTACCACCACTAAGAAGCAACGGCAATATCACTTCGTACAACGTTCATATCCGTAGCGTTGGCGCTGACAGCAAGTGGTTTAGACGAGCCATCTCACCCCATCAAACTAGTTACCAAGCTGAGAATTTGCATAAAAGGAATCAGTATGAGTTCAGTATAGCTGCTATCACGTCGGTTGGTGAGGGACCAAAGACTCCATTGATTACTGTCTCGCCATCGAGCGAAGGTGAATATTTGATTTtgtcgtttcatttttttaccGATAGgattaattttacgattaatgtattatgagatatatatgaaaaattggaTTAACAAGGATGCGTTGAACTTTCATAGTTCGAGCTGCAATTTATTCGTTTGGTGTGGTCCTCATCGTTCCTTGGAAACAAGACGTCACTTTATCTTGTCAGAGCGTTGGCAAACCGGAACCTTCGGTGATCTGGAAACAATGGGGTCAAATGGTGAAATCATCCGCGAGAATATCCATGTTGCCAGACGGTTCCTTACAGATTACAGAGCTACACAGAGAGGACAGTGGGAATTACACTTGTTTCGTTGAAAATCGTCACGGTTCCGATCAAATAACTCATCGTTTGACCGTACAAGGTATACTTCCATTAACattgaatgaattttcttttgtgttAGCCTCATTATCGTTCGTTTAACAACTTTATCAAGGGTTGGTCACGTGCCAAGTCCTTTAACATCTTCTACTCGAGCAAGTTAATAAATTAGATCTcggtaaagaaaattaaaatgaacttTTGCCTCGAAGGTAGACCATTAGAAGTGCTTTTTTTCGAGTCTTCCTTCGTTTAGAAAATCGAGTTTTATCTAGAGAAACCCTTACTACTCGCGTCATAAAAATTGGATCGGATTCGCGTCATTTAAGGTCTCTATGCGTTTCTCGTCGTctccgttcttttcttttccttttcttttttccttttccttttcccccattcattctccctcttcttctctctctctgtctctctctctctctctctctctatccttttttttttccagttcCACCGGCAGCACCACTTTTACACGCCACCAGCGCGACGAGTAATTCGATAAACGTTCAGTGGAAGAACGGCGACGATGGCGGTGCTCCGATAAGAGGCTACATCCTCCACTATAAACGAGAATCCGGCGAATGGGAAGAGGTCAAAGTATCTCATAAGATGAGCAGCTTCGTACTGTCTCGTCTTTGGTGTGGCAATGATTATCAGATGTATCTGACGGCGTACAATCGAATTGGTATGGGCTCGCCTAGCGAAATTGTCAAAGCCAGAACGGAAGGTTCAAAGCCAGAAGATTCGCCTGGTAGCGCTGATAAATTTATCACCGTCAACGTATCCTGGATCACGCTTCATCTTAGTACCTGGAACGACGGTGGCTGTCCTATAACATACTTCGAATTAGAGTTTCGAAAGAACGGAGAGGATATTTGGACTTTAGTTTCCAGCAACATCGAGGTACCATTCATTTTCATCGGTTCATCCTTCTTATCTCGCTTGGATTCTCcttaatcttttcattttctcttttaggtACAGAAGACTTATACTTTGAGCGAGTTACAGCCTGGTACTACCTATGACATACGTATACGAGCACACAACAATGCCGGTTCCTCGGTCGTCGAATACAAAGTGACGACCTTACAACTTCACGTTAGCTCAACGATAGCAACGATCGagatcgatcattttataCCACAGCATACGCCGGTATACTCGGACCTAAAATTGATCGTTCCACTGATACTGAGTTCTTTGGCCGTTATCGCTGCAGCAGGTGCTGTATTTTACTGTTTTCGAAAACGTAAGTATACCACGTTCCCAgaacgtaataacgattacgagGGCAAGCGAATCGTTTAATTTTCAGTATCGATCGTAGGTTCTTTCATGGGTGATATGGGTAGCTTACACGATGCTCAAACTGCTGCGGCATTAgacaataaacaaaatatggAACAACGAGAACAATATTATGCCACCGTCAGAAAACCTCTGCGTTCTCCGATACGTGAAATGGCCACCTTAGAAAAAATTCCAGGTGAGTTAAGACGATGCAACTGaagttatatgtaatatatatacatatatatatatatatatatatattttttttttccatcaatttgatcgaaattttaatgatttgtAGAATATTCGGAGGACATTTATCCGTATGCCACATTCCAATTGGAGGAAAGTGTTCCCGCAGGAGGTGACAGCCGTTGCAATTCAGCAGCACCACTTCAGACTTTCGTTTATCATGATCCTCGGCTGTCTACTGCCGATACTCTACAATTAAGAGAGGTATCGTCCGGCTCATTGATTCCACCTTTCATCCTCTCGTCGCTTTTCATTCGTTAACCATCATCATGCATCCTCATACCGAAGCATCGTCGTACGACACCCGCGATACACACATTGCACACTGCATGTACGACAATTACAAAAATCGATGCGTACGAATACATGGACGGtgctcttcttatttttcctttctttttactttcgcTGATCGGACGATCGATCCGATCGTTCGTTCTCCAATTGTCAGATTTTTGCGCTAGAAAAACGCTGCGGAAAAAATATTGCTTCAGCATGCGGCACTACGGCTTCCACCAACAGAGTCTGGCCTCGTaaacctttattttctttctttctttctttctttctttctttcattctttttttctttcctttctttctttctttccttctttctcgctatctttctttctatcttactttctttctttctttctttctttctttctttctttctttctttcgttctttctttctttcattctttcttcctttttctctctctctctctctctctctctctctctctctctctttctttttctttctttctttctgtcacATTCTTTTCTTGCGGTATCCATCAGGATAAACAGGCTGAAGCTCTCTACCTCTATCTCCTAAGTTCCGTAATAAATTGCGTGAACGGTAGACTAGAGGTTCACGAgcaaagaagtaaaaatagCCCAACGATCGTTGCGACTGCTGGTCCCACCTTGCTTCGTTTTCGCAGCTCTGATTAGTCTGTCCGAGGAAATGCAACACCGACACTCACATCGACAGCTCTCCGATTCCGCCATCTTACGATCCTTAAAAGCATCTTTCATTCTTTGAACAACgttgaaaaataacaaaggaGACTCGTAAGAATCTAGATCAGCGCCACTCGGGGGATCATAgccacttctctttcttttttaacataccTTGGACGATAATCTCGATTGCACATCGAGAGTAGCCtaggtctttctctctttatctctttctctttttctctctctctctctctctctctctctctctttctctctctctctctctttttttcactttgtcTTTCCCTCTcgatttttctcattcttctgGCGCtcgaaattaaaatcaatatcagAGAGTAACGCACACaaacgatctttctctctttatctctgtctctctatctctttatcgatGGCGTACCTCGAGAGTTTCGAGCTGTGAACTCCTAAGATGTTGGCAAAGTTCGTTGAAATCGAATTAGAGTGGCCCTGATCTAGAGATCATTCAATCCACTCGACACAAATCAACGGGGAACTTTTGGGTACAGGATGAAACGTGAAGAGAAACTATCGTTGTATGCTCTTAAAGGAGAAGGGTAGCTCGTCGTAATATACTActaagatagagaaagacgaTGGACGTATGTATAGGACATCGGTGTAGCGTGTCCTCGTTCTCCTCGTGCGAAGTGCCATTCATCGAACCACAATTCCGTCTGATTGCAGTCGGATTGCAACCGGTACACTAAGGTACGCGGAGGCCGTTCGTCCTCTGCACCGTTGCACAAAACGCACAAGGTCAGTCAGGGCAAGTCCGAGTCGGAGGAATACGACACCCTGGGCTCGGACAGCGACACGGAAGTCGGGACCAGCAGCCGAACCGAGTCTTCCAATCATCTCGTCGATTCGCACCATTCGGCGTCTGCCGCCGATTCGCGTGTCCACAGTATGCAGTTTATCATTGTTTTctacctctctttttctctatttttcttctctcttttctttttttactttccctttttgtttctctctttctctcattctcttggATTCGATTCtattgatctctctctctctctctctctctctctcactctctttctctctctatctctctctctttttttctgatctTTTGTGCTATCCTCACATATGATTCAA includes the following:
- the LOC124955107 gene encoding Down syndrome cell adhesion molecule-like protein Dscam2 isoform X1; the protein is MLVGGGNAGVGDGNGNGDAGGEVLGEGRGVVLDSQGPVLVSEPRSSVEFSNDTGAMIHCSAHGSPSPRIDWLMGDGSPVLPIPHIRDMLANGSMHFLPFGAESYRHDVHSAVYRCQASNSVGRVLGREITVKAVVRQKYEVQVRDAYVLVGNTGVLRCEIPSFAKDYVKVTSWVQDSAFNIFPTHESGGKYHMLPTGELLVFSVTSTDAHASYRCRTVHHVTGDTVESSSYARLVVTEHRNPVPPRFNERVSPAPIRTGETIVLSCISQGIPPPTYLWFRESVSGTAMIFNSERIHARAGVLILQAARPEDAGRYVCHANNTAGSERVELEVSIISSISIHLTPQQVTVDLGKDAEFQCSVTGRPLPVISWAKDGLPVREGSSGRTKITENGGSTLHISSIVRDDKGMYQCFAKNDYEMVQATAELRLGDAAPQLLYKFIEQTIQPGPSVSLKCIATGNPTPHFSWTLDGFPLPQNDRFMIGQYVTVHGDVISHVNISAVHVEDGGEYQCSAVNRVAKAHHSARLNIYGLPHVRPMGNYAAVAGETTIIKCPVAGFPIASITWEKDGQILPTSRRQEVSPNGTLVLHRVDSSTDRGAYTCTAKNKQGRSDSQTVHIEVKVPPTIAPFSFNKDLSEGVRAQVTCMIEKGDPPFTIIWSKDGEPIGSSGTAAFGNTGITAPRHSQTPAGLRVTSIDVHSSSIVIDRVTAEHTGNYTCLARNSVAEVVWTAELVVRVPPRWVMEPQDVRASEGMSRLVLHCHAEGFPPPAITWRRATGKKPGNYYDIASHEHTQDLRIHSNGSLVFGRVQEDHEGFYLCEALNGIGAGLSKVVYLTVNVPAHFVEKHRNQTARLGSNASLRCEAKGDHPLKISWRKGGLQIEPTLSDYRYTLKEENTTDGLISVLGFASTSREDSGRYFCIATNAYGRDETTIHLYIQEPPDFPRNLHVIEKGSRYIKIGWTTSQDGNSPITQYIIEYKTDSEVWHDHTFHTTVSGSRAYGHVSGLRPAVTYQFRVYAENELGRSQASDILDATTDGEKPGGPPRNLKVEPVSSTEFNVTWDPPDHDLWNGEILGYHVGYKEHRLAAEQYTYRTVERRISTASVALGLARTSLPGRQYQLMNLKKFTRYSVVVQAYNTLGQGPVTPEIVATTLEDVPSNPPQDVRCTALSSQSLQLSWDPPPDSSLNGILKGYKVMWENMDSLTESSKSEMKITTALTVVIHSLEKYTNYSVQALAFTRAGDGVASAPLYCVTEEDFPEVPAGVKAVASSATSIIVSWLPPLRSNGNITSYNVHIRSVGADSKWFRRAISPHQTSYQAENLHKRNQYEFSIAAITSVGEGPKTPLITVSPSSEVRAAIYSFGVVLIVPWKQDVTLSCQSVGKPEPSVIWKQWGQMVKSSARISMLPDGSLQITELHREDSGNYTCFVENRHGSDQITHRLTVQVPPAAPLLHATSATSNSINVQWKNGDDGGAPIRGYILHYKRESGEWEEVKVSHKMSSFVLSRLWCGNDYQMYLTAYNRIGMGSPSEIVKARTEGSKPEDSPGSADKFITVNVSWITLHLSTWNDGGCPITYFELEFRKNGEDIWTLVSSNIEVQKTYTLSELQPGTTYDIRIRAHNNAGSSVVEYKVTTLQLHVSSTIATIEIDHFIPQHTPVYSDLKLIVPLILSSLAVIAAAGAVFYCFRKLSIVGSFMGDMGSLHDAQTAAALDNKQNMEQREQYYATVRKPLRSPIREMATLEKIPEYSEDIYPYATFQLEESVPAGGDSRCNSAAPLQTFVYHDPRLSTADTLQLRESDCNRYTKVRGGRSSSAPLHKTHKVSQGKSESEEYDTLGSDSDTEVGTSSRTESSNHLVDSHHSASAADSRVHNFLYHGPESSTSTEPSPILERKSFPGRGRPKMLRLARHPSEETRTNFGPITGIGNSKHQSSNSCTNRDQERDGSGNLFVPKLDPPSGFSDAFELSEAECDLDRGHCSQRNVRDFVIAV
- the LOC124955107 gene encoding Down syndrome cell adhesion molecule-like protein Dscam2 isoform X3; translated protein: MLVGGGNAGVGDGNGNGDAGGEVLGEGRGVVLDSQGPVLVSEPRSSVEFSNDTGAMIHCSAHGSPSPRIDWLMGDGSPVLPIPHIRDMLANGSMHFLPFGAESYRHDVHSAVYRCQASNSVGRVLGREITVKAVVRQKYEVQVRDAYVLVGNTGVLRCEIPSFAKDYVKVTSWVQDSAFNIFPTHESGGKYHMLPTGELLVFSVTSTDAHASYRCRTVHHVTGDTVESSSYARLVVTEHRNPVPPRFNERVSPAPIRTGETIVLSCISQGIPPPTYLWFRESVSGTAMIFNSERIHARAGVLILQAARPEDAGRYVCHANNTAGSERVELEVSIISSISIHLTPQQVTVDLGKDAEFQCSVTGRPLPVISWAKDGLPVREGSSGRTKITENGGSTLHISSIVRDDKGMYQCFAKNDYEMVQATAELRLGDAAPQLLYKFIEQTIQPGPSVSLKCIATGNPTPHFSWTLDGFPLPQNDRFMIGQYVTVHGDVISHVNISAVHVEDGGEYQCSAVNRVAKAHHSARLNIYGLPHVRPMGNYAAVAGETTIIKCPVAGFPIASITWEKDGQILPTSRRQEVSPNGTLVLHRVDSSTDRGAYTCTAKNKQGRSDSQTVHIEVKVPPTIAPFSFNKDLSEGVRAQVTCMIEKGDPPFTIIWSKDGEPIGSSGTAAFGNTGITAPRHSQTPAGLRVTSIDVHSSSIVIDRVTAEHTGNYTCLARNSVAEVVWTAELVVRVPPRWVMEPQDVRASEGMSRLVLHCHAEGFPPPAITWRRATGKKPGNYYDIASHEHTQDLRIHSNGSLVFGRVQEDHEGFYLCEALNGIGAGLSKVVYLTVNVPAHFVEKHRNQTARLGSNASLRCEAKGDHPLKISWRKGGLQIEPTLSDYRYTLKEENTTDGLISVLGFASTSREDSGRYFCIATNAYGRDETTIHLYIQEPPDFPRNLHVIEKGSRYIKIGWTTSQDGNSPITQYIIEYKTDSEVWHDHTFHTTVSGSRAYGHVSGLRPAVTYQFRVYAENELGRSQASDILDATTDGEKPGGPPRNLKVEPVSSTEFNVTWDPPDHDLWNGEILGYHVGYKEHRLAAEQYTYRTVERRISTASVALGLARTSLPGRQYQLMNLKKFTRYSVVVQAYNTLGQGPVTPEIVATTLEDVPSNPPQDVRCTALSSQSLQLSWDPPPDSSLNGILKGYKVMWENMDSLTESSKSEMKITTALTVVIHSLEKYTNYSVQALAFTRAGDGVASAPLYCVTEEDFPEVPAGVKAVASSATSIIVSWLPPLRSNGNITSYNVHIRSVGADSKWFRRAISPHQTSYQAENLHKRNQYEFSIAAITSVGEGPKTPLITVSPSSEVRAAIYSFGVVLIVPWKQDVTLSCQSVGKPEPSVIWKQWGQMVKSSARISMLPDGSLQITELHREDSGNYTCFVENRHGSDQITHRLTVQVPPAAPLLHATSATSNSINVQWKNGDDGGAPIRGYILHYKRESGEWEEVKVSHKMSSFVLSRLWCGNDYQMYLTAYNRIGMGSPSEIVKARTEGSKPEDSPGSADKFITVNVSWITLHLSTWNDGGCPITYFELEFRKNGEDIWTLVSSNIEVQKTYTLSELQPGTTYDIRIRAHNNAGSSVVEYKVTTLQLHVSSTIATIEIDHFIPQHTPVYSDLKLIVPLILSSLAVIAAAGAVFYCFRKRSFMGDMGSLHDAQTAAALDNKQNMEQREQYYATVRKPLRSPIREMATLEKIPEYSEDIYPYATFQLEESVPAGGDSRCNSAAPLQTFVYHDPRLSTADTLQLRESDCNRYTKVRGGRSSSAPLHKTHKVSQGKSESEEYDTLGSDSDTEVGTSSRTESSNHLVDSHHSASAADSRVHNFLYHGPESSTSTEPSPILERKSFPGRGRPKMLRLARHPSEETRTNFGPITGIGNSKHQSSNSCTNRDQERDGSGNLFVPKLDPPSGFSDAFELSEAECDLDRGHCSQRNVRDFVIAV